The sequence GCCCATCAGACCGGAAACGAACACCATCGGCAGAACGGCGGCGATAACCGTAAAGGTCGCAAGAATGGTGGGGTTGCCGACCTCGCTGACCGCTGTAATGGCGGCCTGAAGCTTCGGCTGCCGTTTCATGGCAAAATGGCGATGGATGTTCTCGGCGATGATGATTGAATCGTCAACAACGATACCGGTCACAAAAATCAGCGCGAAAAGCGTGACCCGGTTCAGCGAATAATCCAGCAGGTAATAGACCAGAAGGGTCAGGGCGAAGGTGATCGGCACGGAAACAAAATTCACCAGCGCGCCCCTCCAGCCAAGAAAAATGCCGACGACGATCGTCACGGCGACAATGGCGATAATGAGGTGCTCGAGCAGCGTGAACACTTTCTCCGTTGCGGTCTCACCATAGTTTCTGGTTTCCGTAACGGTAATGGAGGACGGAATCACCGATCCCTTGAGCTGATCGACCTTGGCAACGACCTTTTCGGCAAGCACCGAGGCATCGGCGCCCTTGCGCTTCGCCACCGTCAGGGTTACAGCCGGATATTCGCCGCGGTCTTTCGACTCCGAAGCCGATCCCCAGCCAAAAAAGTTGAAGTTGCTGACCTCTTCGGGCCCGTCGACAATGCTGGCAACATTGCTCAGATAGACCGGTGATGCCCCGTATATACCTACAACGATATTCCCGACATCCGAAGCGCTCTCAAGAAAGCTTCCCGAGCGAACGAGAATTTCACCGTTCTGCTGCTTGAAATCACCGGAAGGCATCTGACTGTTGGCCATCTGCACCTGGCGGGCAATCTGCAGAGCACTCACATTGTACTGAAGTAGTTTCTGTTTATCGAGCAGAATGCGTACCTGACGCCTGAGCCCCCCCTTGATCTCGATATCTCCGATATTCTCGGTCTTTTTAAGTTCATCAGCAACATCCATAGCGGTTTTTCTGAGCTGATAGGGATCCTTGCTCTTGCTCCATATGGTCAGGTTCAGCACCGGAACATCGTCGATTGCCACTTTTTTCATAAGCGGCATCTGTACTCCCTGCGGCATCTTGTCCATGTTTTTCATGAGCGTAGCCCAGAGCTTCACCATGCTCTCCTCGGTATTCTGACCAACACCGAAGCGAACCGTCACCAGCGCAAAATCCGGCATGGAAGTGGAATACACGTAGTCAACACCGGGGATTTCGGTCAGCGAACGCTCGAACGGTTTGGCGACCCGCTCTTCGACCTCGGTGGGCGGAGCACCGGGATAGGGAATGTAGATATCCACCATCGGAACGACAATCTGCGGCTCCTCCTCCCGCGGGGTCATAAACGTGGCGATGATACCGACAAGAAGCGAAGCCACCATCAGCAGCGGCGTGATCTTCGAGTTGATAAACTGTTTGGCAAGCCTGCCTGCAATACCTTCATTCATTTGACTGAACCTCCTTTGTTTCTAAATCCTGAGGCCCTGAAGCCTGCTGTTTTACCTGAACTCCTTCTTCAAGCCGCTTTTCGTAACTGCCGACAACCTTTTCGCCTGCATCCAGACCCCCGAGGATGACCAGAAAACCGTTTTCCGGGCGACCTGTACGAACCCAGCGAACCGAAATGCGTCCCTCTTTATCCACAACATGAACACCGGAAAGCTGACCATTCTGAAAAACCGCTCCGGCTGGCACCAGCAGAAC comes from Chlorobium limicola DSM 245 and encodes:
- a CDS encoding efflux RND transporter periplasmic adaptor subunit, with product MGKRIIVLSFLAVTLGVMSGCGKEEPKPTGSGQSETPVSVESIVSVERRIDAAGTGVLLVPAGAVFQNGQLSGVHVVDKEGRISVRWVRTGRPENGFLVILGGLDAGEKVVGSYEKRLEEGVQVKQQASGPQDLETKEVQSNE